In Carettochelys insculpta isolate YL-2023 chromosome 25, ASM3395843v1, whole genome shotgun sequence, one DNA window encodes the following:
- the H2AX gene encoding histone H2AX — MSSRGKSGGKARAKAKSRSSRAGLQFPVGRVHRLLRRGHYAERVGAGAPVYLAAVLEYLTAEILELAGNAARDNKKTRIIPRHLQLAVRNDEELNKLLGGVTIAQGGVLPNIQAVLLPKKTGGGGGPGPAKGGKKGSSQQSQEY; from the coding sequence ATGTCCAGCCGCGGTAAGAGTGGCGGCAAGGCCCGCGCCAAGGCTAAGTCCCGCTCGTCCCGCGCCGGCCTGCAGTTCCCCGTGGGGCGCGTGCACCGGCTGCTGCGGCGCGGGCACTACGCGGAGCGCGTGGGCGCGGGCGCGCCCGTCTACCTGGCCGCCGTGCTCGAGTACCTGACGGCGGAGATCCTGGAGCTGGCGGGCAACGCCGCGCGGGACAACAAGAAGACGCGCATCATCCCGCGGCACCTGCAGCTCGCCGTGCGCAACGATGAGGAGCTCAACAAGCTTCTGGGCGGCGTCACCATCGCGCAGGGCGGCGTGCTGCCCAACATCCAGGCGGTGCTGCTGCCCAAGAAgacgggcggcggcggcgggcccggcccggccaaGGGCGGCAAGAAGGGCAGCAGCCAGCAATCGCAGGAGTACTAG